The Arachis ipaensis cultivar K30076 chromosome B07, Araip1.1, whole genome shotgun sequence genome includes a window with the following:
- the LOC107606273 gene encoding uncharacterized protein LOC107606273 isoform X2 has product MDEDKILRVGEELERETLLLQGGSRFYQLENLRPHTWYEVKISYPASVPAIFSIQLLKSKLLVNSNRRLLNTEKLIFKSYGDEDKHNILLVTVEPEGFPAIPHVQEREFIIFNIVCDELLLGIPHKAWWVVALALLCLCIAFVIPSFLPPYLLPKNQVSRSTQHVSKTF; this is encoded by the exons GGATGAGGATAAAATTCTGAGAGTTGGAGAAGAGCTTGAGAGAGAAACGTTGCTATTACAAGGTGGCTCTCGCTTTTATCAATTAGAGAATCTGAGACCACACACTTGGTATGAAGTGAAGATATCATATCCAGCTTCT GTACCAGCTATTTTCTCCATACAACTACTTAAATCGAAATTGTTGGTGAACAGTAACAGGAGATTACTCAACACTGAGAAGCTCATTTTCAAATCCTATGGTGATGAG GATAAACACAACATATTATTGGTAACTGTGGAGCCAGAGGGGTTTCCAGCAATACCACATGTACAAGAGAGGGAGTTTATTATCTTCAACATTG TCTGTGACGAACTGTTATTAGGCATACCCCACAAAGCTTGGTGGGTAGTGGCGCTGGCATTACTCTGTCTATGCATTGCATTCGTCATCCCTTCTTTTCTTCCACCGTATTTGTTACCAAAAAACCAAGTGTCAAGGTCTACTCAACATGTCTCAAAAACTTTTTGA
- the LOC107606274 gene encoding oleosin Zm-I yields the protein MSDQTRTGYGGGGSYGSSYGGGGTYGSSYGTSYDPSTNQPIRQAIKFMTASAIGVSFLILSGLILTGTVIGLIIATPLLVIFSPILVPAAITLALAAGGFLFSGGCGVAAIAALSWLYSYVTGKHPAGSDRLDYAKGVIADKARDVKDRAKDYAGAGRAQEGTQGY from the coding sequence ATGTCTGATCAAACAAGGACAGGCTATGGAGGAGGAGGGTCCTATGGATCATCCTATGGTGGAGGAGGCACCTATGGTTCATCTTATGGAACCTCCTATGACCCCAGTACTAACCAACCTATACGCCAAGCCATCAAGTTCATGACAGCATCAGCCATTGGTGTCTCATTCTTGATCCTGTCTGGGTTGATCCTCACTGGAACTGTCATAGGTTTGATCATTGCAACACCACTTCTTGTTATCTTCAGTCCTATCCTTGTCCCTGCTGCCATAACCCTTGCACTGGCTGCTGGTGGATTCTTGTTCTCTGGTGGCTGTGGTGTTGCTGCCATTGCTGCATTGTCATGGTTGTACAGCTATGTCACTGGGAAACACCCTGCTGGCTCTGATAGGCTTGATTATGCTAAAGGGGTGATTGCTGATAAGGCTAGGGATGTTAAGGACAGGGCCAAGGATTATGCTGGTGCTGGTAGGGCTCAGGAGGGCACACAAGGGTATTGA